From a single Lolium rigidum isolate FL_2022 chromosome 7, APGP_CSIRO_Lrig_0.1, whole genome shotgun sequence genomic region:
- the LOC124670336 gene encoding sodium/hydrogen exchanger 2-like: protein MGMGVLASQLARQLGGALSTSDHASVVSINLFVALLCACIVLGHLLEENRWLNESITALIIGLCTGVVILLTTQGKSSHVLVFSEDLFFIYLLPPIIFNAGFQVKKKQFFRNFMTITLFGAVGTMISFFTISLAAIAIFSRMNIGTLDVGDFLAIGAIFSATDSVCTLQVLNQDETPFLYSLVFGEGVVNDATSVVLFNALQNFDLNHIDTMVILKFLGNFLYLFVSSTFLGVFSGLLSAYIIKKLYIGRHSTDREVALMMLMAYLSYMLAELLDLSGILTVFFCGIVMSHYTWHNVTESSRVTTKHAFATLSFIAETFLFLYVGMDALDIEKWKFASDSPGKSIGVSSILLGLVLVGRAAFVFPLSFLSNLTKKTPAEKISWRQQVVIWWAGLMRGAVSIALAYNKFTRAGHTQLHGNAIMITSTITVVLFSTMLFGMMTKPLIRFLLPASSSAISEPSSPKSLHSPLLTSLIGSDLETAIPMVRPSSLRMLLTKPTHTVHYYWRKFDDALMRPMFGGRGFVPYTPGSPTDPNVPIERLTSI, encoded by the exons atggGGATGGGCGTGCTGGCGTCGCAGCTGGCGCGGCAGCTGGGCGGCGCGCTCTCGACCTCGGACCACGCGTCCGTCgtctccatcaacctcttcgtgGCGCTGCTCTGCGCCTGCATCGTCCTCGGGCACCTCCTGGAGGAGAACCGGTGGCTCAACGAGTCCATCACCGCGCTCATCATC GGGCTGTGCACCGGCGTGGTGATCCTGCTCACCACCCAGGGGAAGAGCTCGCACGTGCTCGTCTTCAGCGAGGACCTCTTCTTCATATACCTCCTGCCACCCATCATCTTCAACGCAGG TTTCCAGGTCAAGAAGAAGCAGTTCTTCCGGAATTTCATGACCATCACATTATTTGGTGCTGTTGGGACAATGATATCATTCTTCACCATATCTCTTG CTGCCATTGCAATATTCAGCAGAATGAATATTGGGACACTGGATGTGGGGGATTTTCTTG CAATTGGAGCTATTTTTTCGGCGACAGATTCTGTCTGCACTTTACAG GTTCTCAATCAGGATGAGACGCCCTTTCTGTATAGTCTCGTTTTCGGTGAAGGTGTTGTGAACGACGCCACATCAGTCGTGCTTTTCAACGCACTCCAGAACTTTGACCTTAACCACATCGACACAATGGTCATTCTGAAGTTTTTGGGGAACTTCTTGTACTTATTTGTGTCAAGCACCTTCCTAGGAGTATTT TCTGGATTGCTCAGTGCGTACATAATCAAGAAACTGTACATAGGAAG GCATTCTACTGACCGTGAAGTTGCACttatgatgctcatggcctacctCTCATATATGCTAGCTGAG CTTCTAGATTTGAGTGGCATCCTCACTGTATTCTTCTGTGGTATTGTGATGTCACACTATACTTGGCATAATGTGACAGAGAGCTCAAGAGTTACAACCAA GCATGCTTTTGCAACCTTGTCCTTCATCGCTGAGACTTTTCTCTTCCTCTATGTTGGGATGGATGCATTGGatattgagaagtggaaattcgcCTCTGACAG CCCCGGCAAGTCCATCGGGGTAAGTTCAATTTTGCTAGGATTGGTTCTGGTTGGAAGAGCTGCTTTTGTTTTCCCGCTCTCGTTCTTATCCAACTTAACAAAGAAGACGCCCGCTGAAAAAATAAGCTGGAGGCAGCAA GTCGTAATATGGTGGGCTGGGCTAATGAGAGGAGCTGTGTCAATTGCTCTTGCTTACAATAAG TTTACCAGGGCAGGTCACACACAGCTACACGGCAACGCGATAATGATCACCAGCACCATCACCGTCGTTCTGTTTAGTACCATG CTGTTTGGCATGATGACAAAGCCTCTGATCCGGTTCCTGCTGCCTGCATCGAGCAGTGCCATCTCGGAGCCCTCGTCACCGAAATCCCTGCACTCTCCTCTCCTGACAAGCTTGATAGGCTCGGACCTGGAGACGGCTATCCCCATGGTTAGGCCCTCCAGCCTCCGGATGCTCCTGACCAAGCCAACCCACACCGTCCACTACTACTGGCGCAAGTTTGATGATGCACTGATGCGCCCGATGTTCGGAGGGCGCGGGTTCGTGCCCTACACCCCAGGATCACCCACTGATCCGAATGTACCCATCGAGCGGTTAACGTCCATATAA
- the LOC124670339 gene encoding tubby-like F-box protein 11, whose translation MSFRGMLREMKGEVGAISRRGLLRSRTPSVRRVAAVAPEEAARQGCCWAELPPELLREVLARVEEAEPRWPRRRDVVACAGVCRTWRGVVKEIVRVPEESGKLTFPISVKQPGLRDAPMKCFIRRNRTTQTYYLYIGLTEALTDDGKFLLAAHKVHRPTCTEYLISLDRSDTSRGSYGKLRSNFLRTKFTVYDAHPSHAGAMVSKRWSAGNYRVSHVHYELNVLGSRGPRRMRCVMDSIPASAIEQGGTAPTQTGFPFSNDNSSASIPFFKSKSSRMDSFTAPLSTQDQEERQLVLKNKSPRWHEHLQCWCLNFHGRVTVASVKNFQLVATDESAPTNQEHDDTTLQFGKIGKDLFTMDYRYPLSAFQAFAICLSSFDTKLACE comes from the exons ATGTCGTTCAGGGGCATGCTCCGGGAGATGAAGGGCGAGGTGGGCGCCATCTCCCGGCGCGGCCTGCTCCGGTCCAGGACGCCGTCGGTCCGGCgagtggcggcggtggcgccggaggaggcggcgcggcagggCTGCTGCTGGGCGGAGCTGCCGCCGGAGCTCCTGCGGGAGGTGCTGGCGAGGGTTGAGGAGGCGGAGCCGcggtggccgcgccgccgggaCGTGGTGGCGTGCGCCGGGGTCTGCCGGACCTGGAGGGGCGTCGTGAAGGAGATCGTGCGCGTCCCGGAGGAGTCAGGGAAGCTCACCTTCCCCATCTCTGTCAAGCAG CCTGGCCTAAGGGATGCTCCTATGAAATGTTTCATTCGGAGGAACCGGACTACTCAGACATATTACCTGTACATTGGGCTGACTGAAG CACTTACTGATGACGGGAAGTTCCTACTCGCTGCACACAAAGTCCATAGGCCTACATGTACCGAATATCTGATTTCACTTGACCGGAGTGATACGTCAAGGGGGAGTTATGGCAAGTTAAG ATCAAACTTTTTGAGAACGAAATTTACTGTCTATGATGCACATCCATCTCATGCTGGAGCTATGGTTTCAAAGAGATGGTCTGCTGGGAACTATCGAGTTTCCCACGTTCATTACGAATTGAACGTTTTGGGATCTAG GGGCCCAAGAAGGATGCGATGTGTTATGGATTCCATCCCTGCATCAGCAATTGAACAAGGCGGAACAGCTCCAACGCAGACTGGATTTCCTTTCAGTAACGACAACTCTTCTGCATCAATCCCATTCTTCAAGTCTAAATCATCTCGAATGGACAGTTTCACCGCTCCATTATCCACTCAAGATCAAGAGGAACGTCAGTTAGTGCTGAAGAACAAGTCTCCCAGGTGGCATGAACATCTGCAGTGTTGGTGCCTCAACTTCCATGGACGGGTGACAGTTGCATCAGTGAAAAACTTTCAGCTGGTGGCTACTGATGAGAGTGCTCCAACTAACCAGGAGCATGACGACACCACCCTCCAATTTGGTAAGATAGGGAAGGACCTGTTCACCATGGACTACCGTTACCCGCTATCGGCGTTTCAGGCATTTGCAATCTGCCTGAGCAGCTTcgacaccaaattagcatgcgaATGA
- the LOC124670338 gene encoding inactive beta-amylase 9-like yields MEALLTQHATTASPSKRRLRGAGHAAPGRVEFGRAQRSGSPRDVLSVAGLGRFFGQAAGAGSKNSRGVEDVGTVRLFVGLPINSVTDGSAVNSARGIEAGIRAVKLLGADGVELQVFWSVVQPESPDRFSWAGYRAVADMARAEGLSLRVSLRIHGSPGGNVPKLPAWVGSAAATDRDILFTDRNGDRHEDCLSFAVDELPVLAGLSPLQRYEAFFRSFANAFEDLFESTITDVTVGLGPNGELRYPSYPPGSDATKFIGVGEFQCYDKYMLAQLRQHAEAFGQPLWGLSGPHDTPRYHESPDSCDFFRDQGGSWQSPYGDFFLSWYAGKLLSHGDRVLGMASRVFGNKPVELSAKVPFMHWFHGAKSRPAEAVAGFYKSNKKNGYSPVAKVFASHGCTMVVPGMDVCMNKQHRSTGSSPDQLLVQIKNACRRHGARIAGENASLVMTHTSSFSRIRSNILTTERMRPSHFTYQRMGAQFFSPEHWPQFTEFVRSVVCGEWDEDDEERQMAAAVSGSAKAWDAQAV; encoded by the exons ATGGAGGCCCTGCTAACACAGCACGCCACCACGGCGTCGCCCTCCAAGAGGCGCCTGCGGGGGGCCGGACACGCGGCGCCGGGCAGGGTGGAGTTCGGGCGTGCGCAGCGCAGCGGCAGCCCGAGGGACGTCCTGAGCGTGGCCGGGCTCGGCCGCTTCTTCGGccaggccgccggcgccggcagcaAGAACTCCCGCGGC GTGGAGGACGTCGGCACGGTGCGGCTCTTCGTGGGCCTGCCGATCAACTCGGTAACGGACGGCTCGGCGGTGAACAGCGCCAGGGGCATCGAGGCCGGGATACGCGCCGTCAAGCTCCTCGGCGCCGACGGCGTGGAGCTGCAGGTGTTCTGGTCCGTGGTGCAGCCGGAGTCGCCGGACCGGTTCTCGTGGGCCGGGTACCGTGCCGTGGCCGACATGGCCCGCGCCGAGGGCCTCAGCCTCCGCGTCTCCCTCCGCATCCACGGCTCACCCGGCGGCAACGTCCCGAAGCTCCCGGCCTGGGtgggctccgccgccgccaccgaccgGGACATCCTCTTCACCGACCGCAACGGTGACCGCCACGAGGACTGCCTCTCCTTCGCTGTCGACGAGCTCCCCGTGCTCGCCGGCTTGTCCCCGCTCCAGCGCTACGAGGCCTTCTTCCGCAGCTTCGCCAACGCCTTCGAGGACCTCTTCGAATCCACCATCACC GACGTGACTGTGGGGCTGGGGCCGAACGGCGAGCTCCGGTACCCGTCGTATCCTCCGGGGAGCGACGCGACCAAGTTCATCGGCGTGGGCGAGTTCCAGTGCTACGACAAGTACATGCTGGCCCAGCTGAGGCAGCACGCGGAGGCGTTCGGCCAGCCGCTGTGGGGGCTCTCCGGCCCGCACGACACGCCGCGGTACCACGAGTCGCCGGACTCGTGCGACTTCTTCCGGGACCAGGGCGGGTCGTGGCAGAGCCCCTACGGCGACTTCTTCCTCTCCTGGTACGCCGGGAAGCTGCTCAGCCACGGCGACCGCGTGCTGGGCATGGCCAGCCGCGTCTTCGGCAACAAGCCCGTGGAGCTGTCGGCCAAGGTGCCGTTCATGCACTGGTTTCACGGCGCCAAGTCGCggccggcggaggcggtggcggggttctacaagagcaacaagaagaacggGTACAGCCCCGTGGCCAAGGTGTTCGCCAGCCACGGCTGCACCATGGTGGTGCCCGGCATGGACGTGTGCATGAACAAGCAGCACCGGAGCACGGGGTCCAGCCCGGACCAGCTGCTGGTGCAGATCAAGAACGCGTGCCGGCGGCACGGCGCACGGATCGCCGGCGAGAACGCGTCGCTGGTGATGACGCACACCAGCAGCTTCTCCAGGATCAGGAGCAACATCCTCACCACGGAGCGGATGCGGCCGTCGCACTTCACGTACCAGCGGATGGGGGCGCAGTTCTTCTCGCCGGAGCACTGGCCGCAGTTCACCGAGTTCGTGCGCAGCGTCGTCTGCGGCGAgtgggacgaggacgacgaggagcgcCAGatggccgccgccgtctccggcaGCGCCAAGGCCTGGGACGCACAAGCAGTTTGA